A genomic segment from Luteolibacter ambystomatis encodes:
- a CDS encoding heavy metal translocating P-type ATPase: MNTIASYGFDRPTRIRLGLLFLSSALMIASVLIGWLRPDQSTLRDGLALAGALLVTFPIVIELITAVRASGFAATRFYMDQYVVLALAACLATQRYVTGGIVAIVLLFGQILEERTTLGMEMAVSKLRKLGRIRAHRLRGNDEEEIEATGLTVGDHIRIGPGEPVPADAMVLSGHAVIDQSHVTGESVPVEVSAGTAIFAGTSNVHGTIRAEVTGMGSQTVMGRVEAIIEEAKASSSPIISMTEEYAKYYTPLILLIAACVFFFTQDIQRAIAVLVVSIPCAFVLASPSAMISAIASAARMGLLVKSVRHLESARLVDTVVFDKTGTLTRGELEVEDVLIHEKDFDTTTVTQLAVALESQSSHPVAQAICRSMSGPAEMEATQVTESAGLGLEGGVNGVKVMIGRIPWLADQGVPISIDAEGLTRHSLVALAVDGLHVATFLLADKLRPEAAETVQRLQQLGISDFLMLTGDREEVAGAIAAAVGIRDYHAGCLPEDKLRHILNLKDRGRRVMVVGDGLNDAPALAEGNLGVAIGTAGNDVTLLTSDVALMSHDLRRLPDLLLLSARTVGIINSNLLCGLVFIALAIVLSSCGWISPVAAAFFHEFSAFFVIFNSARLLKFEGMADDDAPADECPALATA, from the coding sequence ATGAATACCATCGCTTCCTACGGCTTCGACCGCCCCACGCGCATAAGACTCGGGCTGTTGTTCCTGTCCTCCGCTCTCATGATCGCTTCCGTGCTGATCGGATGGCTCAGGCCGGATCAATCGACGCTCCGTGATGGGCTTGCCCTGGCCGGAGCGCTGCTGGTGACGTTTCCCATCGTCATCGAACTCATCACCGCGGTGCGCGCCAGCGGATTCGCGGCCACGCGCTTCTACATGGACCAGTATGTGGTGCTGGCCCTGGCCGCCTGCCTCGCCACCCAGCGCTACGTCACCGGCGGCATCGTGGCGATCGTGCTGCTGTTCGGCCAGATCCTGGAGGAACGCACGACTCTGGGCATGGAGATGGCGGTCTCCAAACTTCGGAAGCTCGGCCGCATCCGCGCACACCGCTTGCGCGGAAATGATGAGGAGGAAATCGAAGCCACCGGGCTCACGGTGGGCGACCACATCCGGATCGGCCCGGGAGAACCCGTGCCAGCCGATGCCATGGTCCTATCCGGTCACGCGGTGATCGATCAAAGCCATGTCACCGGGGAATCCGTGCCGGTGGAGGTCTCTGCCGGCACCGCCATCTTCGCTGGCACCTCGAACGTCCACGGCACCATCCGGGCGGAAGTCACCGGCATGGGCAGCCAAACCGTCATGGGACGGGTGGAGGCGATCATCGAGGAAGCGAAGGCATCCTCCTCTCCGATCATTTCCATGACGGAGGAATACGCGAAGTACTATACTCCTCTTATTTTACTCATCGCTGCCTGCGTGTTCTTTTTCACCCAGGACATCCAGCGGGCGATCGCGGTGCTGGTGGTGAGCATCCCGTGCGCTTTCGTGCTGGCCAGTCCGTCCGCCATGATTTCCGCCATCGCTTCGGCCGCGCGGATGGGCCTGTTGGTCAAGAGCGTGCGTCATCTGGAATCCGCCCGGTTGGTGGATACCGTGGTGTTTGACAAGACCGGCACTCTCACGCGCGGCGAACTGGAGGTGGAGGACGTGCTGATTCATGAAAAGGATTTCGATACGACGACGGTCACGCAACTGGCAGTGGCACTTGAGAGCCAATCAAGTCATCCGGTAGCGCAAGCGATCTGCCGAAGCATGTCAGGCCCGGCCGAGATGGAGGCCACGCAGGTGACCGAATCGGCGGGTCTCGGTTTGGAAGGCGGCGTGAATGGCGTCAAGGTCATGATCGGAAGGATCCCCTGGCTGGCGGATCAAGGCGTGCCCATTTCCATCGATGCTGAAGGGCTCACGCGCCACAGTCTGGTGGCACTGGCGGTGGATGGCCTTCATGTGGCGACATTCCTGCTCGCGGACAAGCTCCGGCCGGAGGCGGCAGAAACCGTGCAACGTCTGCAGCAGCTCGGTATTTCCGATTTTCTCATGCTCACGGGCGACCGCGAGGAAGTGGCTGGGGCCATCGCCGCAGCGGTTGGTATCCGCGACTATCACGCCGGATGCCTGCCGGAAGACAAGCTCCGCCACATCCTAAATCTGAAAGACCGGGGACGGCGGGTGATGGTCGTGGGGGATGGACTCAACGATGCTCCGGCTTTGGCGGAAGGAAATCTCGGCGTGGCCATCGGCACGGCGGGAAATGACGTGACCCTTCTCACTTCCGACGTGGCGCTGATGTCCCACGATCTGCGCCGCCTCCCCGATCTCCTGCTGCTCTCCGCACGGACGGTCGGCATCATCAACAGCAATCTTCTCTGCGGGTTGGTCTTCATCGCCCTCGCGATCGTGCTTTCATCCTGCGGCTGGATCAGTCCGGTGGCCGCCGCGTTTTTTCATGAGTTCAGCGCGTTCTTCGTGATCTTCAACAGCGCGAGGCTGCTGAAATTCGAGGGCATGGCGGACGACGACGCTCCGGCGGACGAATGTCCGGCCTTGGCGACAGCGTGA
- a CDS encoding MIP/aquaporin family protein has translation MNHYLAEFVGTAILILLGNGVVANAVLAKSKGNSGGWIVITAGWAFAVGLAVYATGRISGAHLNPAVTLALATTGGFPWAEVPGYIASQLGGAIAGATLVWLTYLSHWGATEDKGAKLACFCTAPAIRSTVPNFITEFIGTAMLVFAVMAIGRVNAGNTMDAGEAADAMAGIAATWWSPLLVALTVFSIGLSLGGPTGYAINPARDLGPRIAHAILPVANKGSSDWSYAWIPVAAPIAGGIAGGLLFKALGFAG, from the coding sequence ATGAACCACTATCTCGCCGAGTTCGTCGGCACGGCCATCCTGATCCTGCTCGGCAATGGCGTGGTCGCCAATGCGGTCCTCGCCAAATCGAAGGGCAACAGCGGCGGCTGGATCGTCATCACCGCCGGTTGGGCCTTCGCCGTAGGGTTGGCTGTTTACGCCACCGGTCGTATTTCCGGGGCGCATTTGAATCCCGCCGTCACTCTCGCGCTTGCCACCACCGGCGGCTTTCCATGGGCGGAGGTGCCCGGCTACATCGCCTCCCAACTCGGCGGTGCCATCGCCGGTGCTACGCTGGTGTGGCTCACCTATCTCAGCCATTGGGGGGCGACCGAGGACAAGGGGGCGAAGCTCGCCTGTTTCTGCACGGCCCCGGCGATCCGGTCCACGGTGCCGAATTTCATCACCGAGTTCATCGGAACGGCCATGCTGGTCTTCGCGGTGATGGCGATTGGTCGTGTGAATGCCGGAAACACGATGGACGCCGGAGAAGCCGCGGATGCGATGGCTGGCATCGCCGCCACGTGGTGGTCTCCCTTGCTTGTCGCGCTTACGGTGTTCTCGATCGGTCTCTCGCTCGGTGGTCCCACCGGCTATGCGATCAATCCGGCCCGCGACCTTGGGCCACGCATCGCGCACGCGATTCTGCCGGTGGCCAACAAGGGCAGCTCCGACTGGAGCTATGCCTGGATTCCGGTCGCCGCTCCTATTGCCGGCGGCATTGCCGGCGGTCTGTTGTTCAAGGCTCTCGGCTTCGCAGGCTGA
- a CDS encoding YraN family protein: protein MTARDGSPLGRKEIGDFGERVAAAWLRAQGEKVLYRNHRAPRGGEVDIVARKGKLLLFIEVKTRRQGAKIRGYDAVNADKRALIERGAGHWRELLKRNDIPWRFDVIEVTVEEGCKPVVHRIEDAF, encoded by the coding sequence TTGACGGCGCGTGATGGATCGCCATTGGGGAGGAAGGAAATCGGGGATTTCGGCGAGCGTGTGGCAGCGGCGTGGCTGCGCGCCCAAGGTGAAAAGGTGCTCTATCGCAATCACCGCGCGCCACGGGGCGGTGAGGTGGACATTGTCGCTCGCAAGGGGAAGCTGCTGTTGTTCATCGAGGTGAAGACCCGCCGCCAAGGAGCGAAGATCCGCGGCTATGACGCGGTCAATGCGGACAAGCGGGCGCTGATCGAACGTGGTGCCGGCCACTGGCGCGAGCTGCTGAAGCGGAATGACATTCCGTGGCGCTTCGATGTCATCGAAGTCACGGTGGAGGAGGGCTGCAAGCCCGTCGTCCACCGGATCGAGGATGCGTTTTGA
- a CDS encoding DUF6607 family protein: MKPLHTTVCAALLVFSLPLHAKEAAKKKSAPAPAKPAASGGQAFGWPFVEWQQMVPRGGTTRGADVTLLEGPKDTWTKLQEQGISKFERDRRAILSLAGNYRVSFDFTESFGLKANFKPARPYFSWGTENVTVIEDRPEFLSLQHTLVMYFKDEKGKSGPPMVMKHWREDWTWQPKEMSIYDKDSTWKRVPAPSPEGRWSQAVYQVDDSPRYQAIGAWVHDGGLSSWRSDPCARPLPRREFSVRNDYNVLEGIEEVTITPGGWVHQQSNRKMLVAKDGARICLGGEIGVNRYEAITAPDLAGPFNAYWAKTGNYWKDVRATWDEILHGRETFTLKPKDGEDELFKVHFTYAGELEKADRSDPEADMKHARETIDRFLVK; the protein is encoded by the coding sequence ATGAAGCCGCTCCACACGACCGTTTGTGCCGCCCTGCTGGTTTTTTCCCTGCCTCTCCATGCCAAGGAGGCGGCGAAGAAAAAGTCCGCGCCGGCTCCGGCCAAGCCCGCTGCCTCCGGTGGGCAGGCCTTCGGATGGCCGTTCGTGGAATGGCAGCAGATGGTTCCCCGTGGGGGCACCACCCGCGGCGCCGATGTGACCCTGCTGGAGGGGCCGAAGGATACGTGGACGAAGCTCCAGGAGCAGGGTATTTCCAAGTTCGAGCGGGACCGCCGTGCGATTCTCTCTCTGGCCGGGAATTATCGCGTCAGCTTCGACTTCACCGAATCGTTCGGCCTCAAGGCGAACTTCAAGCCCGCCCGCCCGTATTTCTCATGGGGCACGGAAAATGTCACGGTGATCGAGGATCGTCCGGAATTCCTCAGCCTCCAGCACACGCTGGTGATGTACTTCAAGGACGAGAAAGGGAAATCCGGCCCGCCGATGGTGATGAAACACTGGCGCGAGGACTGGACCTGGCAGCCGAAGGAGATGAGTATTTACGATAAGGATAGTACTTGGAAGCGCGTTCCGGCGCCTTCGCCCGAAGGCCGGTGGTCGCAGGCGGTCTATCAGGTGGACGATTCTCCGCGCTACCAGGCCATCGGCGCATGGGTGCATGATGGCGGGCTTTCCTCATGGCGCAGCGATCCCTGCGCGCGTCCGCTGCCGCGGCGGGAGTTCTCGGTGCGGAACGACTATAATGTCCTCGAAGGCATCGAGGAGGTGACGATCACCCCCGGCGGCTGGGTACATCAGCAGAGCAACCGCAAGATGCTCGTGGCGAAGGATGGCGCCCGCATCTGCCTGGGTGGAGAGATCGGGGTGAACCGTTACGAGGCGATCACCGCCCCGGATCTCGCCGGACCTTTCAATGCCTATTGGGCGAAGACCGGAAATTATTGGAAGGATGTCCGCGCCACGTGGGATGAGATCCTGCATGGACGGGAGACTTTCACGTTGAAACCGAAGGACGGTGAGGACGAACTCTTCAAGGTCCACTTCACCTATGCGGGCGAACTGGAGAAGGCGGACAGGAGCGATCCGGAGGCGGATATGAAACATGCCCGGGAAACCATCGACCGCTTTTTGGTGAAGTAG
- a CDS encoding ribonuclease HII → MPDLRLEKALHARGLRIVAGVDEAGRGPLAGPVAAAAVVLPPRFSCPGLDDSKKLSPAKREVLYAKLTTHAKVRWAVALVHAEEIDSINILRATHLAMRQAVSELRMEVEHCLIDGLPVPVFPWPHDGVVKGDGLSLSIAAASVIAKVTRDCWMQEAAREFPQYGFERHQGYGTPGHLAALRSHGPCRIHRRSFQPVSQLTLPLDGA, encoded by the coding sequence ATGCCCGACCTCAGACTCGAAAAAGCCCTTCACGCCCGTGGTCTGCGCATTGTCGCGGGCGTGGATGAAGCGGGACGCGGCCCCTTGGCCGGTCCCGTGGCCGCCGCCGCGGTGGTGCTCCCACCACGGTTTTCGTGCCCTGGTCTGGACGATTCCAAGAAACTGTCTCCCGCGAAACGCGAGGTTCTGTACGCGAAGCTGACCACCCATGCGAAGGTCCGATGGGCGGTCGCGCTGGTGCATGCGGAGGAGATCGATTCGATCAACATCCTCCGCGCCACTCATCTGGCGATGCGGCAGGCGGTGTCCGAACTCCGGATGGAGGTGGAGCATTGCCTGATCGATGGCCTCCCGGTGCCCGTCTTTCCGTGGCCGCATGATGGCGTGGTCAAGGGGGATGGTCTTTCGCTCTCGATTGCCGCCGCCAGCGTGATTGCAAAGGTGACGCGGGATTGCTGGATGCAGGAAGCCGCCCGCGAGTTTCCACAATACGGCTTTGAGCGGCACCAGGGATATGGTACTCCCGGGCATCTCGCCGCGTTGCGTTCCCATGGGCCTTGCCGCATTCATCGCCGGTCGTTTCAGCCGGTGTCTCAACTCACCCTGCCGCTTGACGGCGCGTGA
- a CDS encoding CAP domain-containing protein, with protein sequence MKIATCLPAVVALATGLLVSCAAPPVTKVPVSFSASSADKSLGGQLLANVNSYRAAKGRNALVRNPGLDRMAQEHCEFMRLNRGKFSADGGKNVSHLGFEGRALKARSYLNITTLAENVAVAKTTSMPSFVRMWSNSKGHDYNMSASWTDTGIGVLVDKDGTVFATQLFGTPVLNRMEMADRLHQY encoded by the coding sequence ATGAAAATTGCAACCTGCCTCCCCGCAGTGGTTGCGCTTGCCACGGGCCTCCTGGTCTCGTGCGCCGCGCCGCCTGTCACCAAAGTCCCTGTTTCGTTCTCCGCTTCCTCGGCTGACAAGTCGCTCGGCGGCCAGCTTCTGGCGAACGTGAATTCCTACCGCGCCGCCAAAGGCCGCAATGCCCTGGTGCGCAATCCCGGTCTCGACCGGATGGCCCAGGAGCACTGTGAGTTCATGCGCCTGAACCGCGGCAAGTTCTCCGCCGATGGTGGCAAGAACGTCAGCCACCTTGGCTTCGAGGGGCGTGCGTTGAAGGCCAGATCGTACCTGAACATCACCACGCTCGCCGAGAACGTGGCCGTGGCAAAGACGACCTCCATGCCCTCGTTCGTGCGCATGTGGTCGAATTCCAAGGGTCATGACTATAACATGAGTGCCAGCTGGACCGATACCGGGATCGGTGTGCTTGTGGACAAGGATGGAACGGTGTTCGCCACCCAACTTTTTGGCACTCCGGTGCTGAACCGGATGGAAATGGCTGACCGTCTCCATCAATACTGA
- a CDS encoding glycerol-3-phosphate dehydrogenase/oxidase produces the protein MSFSRSQHLDAIRNRSEPFDFIIVGGGATGLGAAVDAATRGHSVALIEMADFAKGTSSRSTKLVHGGVRYLKQGNVSLVLEALRERGRLAKNAPHLVHDLAFVIPSYKWWEGPFYGIGMKVYDQLAGKLGLGPSRMLSREETIEAIPTVETEHLTGGVVYHDGQFDDSRLAIDLAKTAAGHGALLANYTRCIGLLKENGFISGVRAIDEESGTEFTIRGRAVINATGVFVDDLRRQDVPDSKAIVAVSQGIHIVLPKEFLPGKAAIMVPKTADGRVLFAVPWHDHVVVGTTDTPVPAHSLEPRALQEEIDFIMEHCARYLTRDPRPEDVLSIYAGLRPLVKAGDGSDTAALSRDHTILVAESGLITITGGKWTTYRKMGEDVIDQAEMVAGVESRRCHTVDLPIHGWTHQPIPEPHLQVYGSDAASIRGLAAADSSLSERVHPELALTRAEVIWHAREEMARTVEDVLARRSRSLLLHARASQEAAPVVAALLGREMGRDAAWEAAQVEHYRRVSQGYVFGSPESISR, from the coding sequence ATGTCTTTTTCCCGATCCCAACATCTCGACGCCATCCGCAACCGCAGCGAACCCTTCGACTTCATCATCGTAGGCGGCGGGGCCACTGGCCTCGGTGCGGCGGTGGATGCCGCCACCCGTGGCCATTCCGTGGCGCTCATTGAAATGGCGGACTTTGCCAAAGGCACCTCGTCCCGCTCCACCAAGCTCGTCCACGGGGGCGTCCGCTATCTCAAGCAGGGGAATGTCAGCCTCGTGCTGGAAGCCCTGCGCGAGCGCGGTCGTCTGGCGAAGAACGCCCCGCATCTGGTCCACGATCTGGCCTTCGTCATACCCAGCTACAAGTGGTGGGAAGGCCCATTCTACGGCATCGGCATGAAGGTCTATGACCAACTGGCGGGAAAACTCGGCCTGGGACCCAGCCGCATGCTATCACGTGAGGAGACGATTGAAGCGATCCCGACAGTGGAAACGGAACATCTCACCGGTGGTGTGGTCTATCACGACGGGCAGTTCGACGACTCACGATTGGCCATCGATCTGGCGAAGACCGCCGCCGGACATGGTGCGCTGCTGGCAAACTACACGCGTTGTATCGGCTTGTTGAAAGAGAATGGCTTCATCAGCGGCGTGCGCGCGATCGATGAGGAAAGCGGCACGGAGTTCACCATCCGCGGTCGTGCCGTGATCAATGCCACCGGTGTTTTCGTGGATGACCTGCGGCGTCAGGATGTACCGGACTCGAAGGCGATCGTCGCGGTGTCGCAGGGTATTCATATCGTGCTGCCGAAGGAGTTCCTGCCGGGCAAAGCGGCCATTATGGTGCCAAAGACGGCGGATGGCCGCGTGTTGTTCGCCGTACCGTGGCACGATCATGTGGTGGTGGGGACCACGGATACTCCGGTGCCCGCGCACAGTCTGGAGCCGCGTGCCTTGCAGGAGGAGATCGACTTCATCATGGAACACTGCGCCCGTTACCTCACCCGCGATCCCCGTCCGGAGGACGTGCTCTCCATCTACGCGGGCCTGCGTCCGCTGGTGAAAGCCGGGGATGGCAGTGATACCGCCGCGCTTTCCCGGGACCATACGATCCTGGTGGCGGAGTCCGGATTGATCACCATCACGGGTGGAAAGTGGACGACCTACCGCAAGATGGGCGAGGATGTAATCGACCAGGCTGAGATGGTCGCGGGTGTGGAGAGCCGGCGGTGCCATACGGTCGATCTGCCCATCCATGGCTGGACCCACCAGCCGATTCCCGAGCCCCATCTTCAGGTGTATGGCAGCGATGCGGCCTCCATCCGCGGACTGGCGGCCGCCGATTCCTCCCTGTCGGAACGCGTGCATCCGGAGTTGGCACTGACCCGTGCCGAGGTGATCTGGCATGCGCGGGAGGAAATGGCACGCACGGTGGAGGACGTGCTCGCCCGCCGCAGCCGCAGCCTGCTGCTCCATGCCCGTGCCAGCCAGGAGGCCGCGCCGGTGGTTGCGGCTTTGTTAGGCAGGGAAATGGGCCGGGATGCCGCATGGGAGGCCGCCCAGGTGGAACACTATCGCCGCGTTTCCCAAGGCTATGTCTTCGGGTCGCCTGAATCCATTTCCCGTTGA
- a CDS encoding DUF5362 family protein: protein MSLDPYASPNFAQSPVASSGPAVDSEAIRMLQLTRPWVRFCSVIGFIGTGFLILGGLAMLVGGAIAGASTRTSAVPFPGFNIVFGLVYLVMAALYVFPSIKLWSYGSAITRLMMSGSSMDLVQALNLQRSFWKFVGIMVCVIMVIYALAIVVAIFGVMATRTSHL from the coding sequence ATGAGCCTCGACCCCTACGCCTCCCCCAATTTTGCCCAATCTCCCGTGGCTTCCAGCGGTCCAGCCGTCGATTCTGAAGCAATCCGGATGCTCCAGCTGACCCGTCCGTGGGTGCGGTTTTGCTCGGTGATCGGCTTTATCGGAACCGGATTCCTGATTCTGGGAGGTCTGGCCATGCTCGTTGGCGGCGCGATCGCGGGAGCGAGTACCAGAACGAGCGCCGTCCCCTTCCCCGGATTCAATATCGTCTTTGGCCTGGTCTATCTCGTGATGGCCGCACTCTACGTGTTCCCTTCCATCAAGCTATGGAGCTACGGGAGTGCCATCACCCGCCTCATGATGAGCGGATCTTCGATGGATCTGGTGCAGGCATTGAATCTCCAACGGTCCTTTTGGAAATTCGTCGGCATCATGGTCTGCGTGATCATGGTGATCTACGCCCTGGCGATCGTGGTGGCCATCTTCGGTGTCATGGCGACGAGAACCAGCCACCTTTGA
- the glpK gene encoding glycerol kinase GlpK, with protein sequence MNPRYILALDQGTTSSRSILFDKSGTGIAVSQREFKQIYPQPGWVEHDPMEIWSSQRATLSEVLGKADASDRDVAAIGITNQRETTIVWNRETGKPIYNAIVWQDRRTADFCAKLKREGKEAVFTAKTGKRLDPYFSGTKVRWILDNVKGARDLAKQGKLAFGTVDSWLVWKLTDGQVHVTDATNACRTLLYNIHEGRWDDELLEILDIPKELLPEVRSCSEVYGTTEYGTPIAGMAGDQHAALFGQACFEKGMAKNTYGTGCFMLMNTGTQAVASKNNLLTTVAWKIGDVTEYALEGSIFIAGAAIQWLRDEMKIISSAAECDRLAATVKDSGGLYIVPAFAGLGAPHWDPYARGAAFGITRGTNRAHFCRAALEAIALQSADLISSMEKDSGLKLAELRVDGGATRSDLLLQIQADILGTRVIRPSNTETTALGAAYLAGLAVGFWESREDIAKNWKVDATFERKAPEDSIAKLCKGWAKAVSRSLDWEEGKAE encoded by the coding sequence GTGAATCCCCGTTACATTCTCGCCCTCGACCAGGGCACCACTTCCTCGCGTTCGATTCTTTTCGACAAGAGTGGCACCGGCATCGCAGTCAGCCAGCGCGAGTTCAAACAGATCTACCCGCAGCCCGGCTGGGTCGAACACGATCCGATGGAGATCTGGTCGAGCCAACGCGCCACGCTTTCCGAGGTGCTGGGCAAGGCCGATGCCTCCGACCGCGATGTCGCCGCCATCGGCATCACCAACCAGCGCGAGACCACCATCGTGTGGAATCGTGAGACCGGCAAACCGATCTACAACGCCATCGTCTGGCAGGACCGACGCACTGCCGACTTCTGCGCGAAGCTGAAGCGGGAAGGGAAGGAGGCCGTCTTCACAGCGAAGACCGGCAAGCGGCTCGATCCGTATTTCTCCGGCACGAAGGTCCGTTGGATCCTCGACAACGTGAAAGGCGCGCGTGATCTCGCGAAGCAGGGCAAGCTCGCCTTCGGTACCGTCGATAGCTGGCTGGTATGGAAGCTCACCGATGGCCAGGTGCATGTCACCGATGCCACCAACGCCTGTCGCACGCTGCTCTATAACATCCATGAAGGCCGGTGGGACGATGAACTGCTGGAGATCCTCGACATTCCGAAGGAACTGCTGCCGGAGGTTCGTTCGTGTTCGGAGGTCTATGGCACCACCGAGTATGGCACGCCCATCGCGGGTATGGCCGGGGACCAGCATGCGGCCTTGTTCGGGCAGGCCTGTTTTGAAAAGGGCATGGCCAAGAATACCTACGGCACCGGTTGCTTCATGCTGATGAATACAGGAACGCAGGCGGTGGCCTCGAAGAACAATCTTCTTACTACCGTGGCGTGGAAGATCGGGGATGTCACCGAGTATGCCTTGGAAGGTTCCATCTTCATCGCGGGAGCGGCCATCCAATGGCTGCGCGATGAGATGAAGATCATTTCATCCGCCGCCGAATGCGACAGGCTGGCGGCGACGGTGAAGGACAGCGGAGGTCTTTACATCGTTCCGGCGTTTGCCGGACTCGGCGCGCCGCATTGGGACCCGTATGCACGTGGTGCGGCCTTCGGCATCACCCGTGGTACGAACCGCGCGCACTTCTGCCGCGCGGCTTTGGAGGCCATCGCCCTGCAGAGCGCGGACCTCATCAGCTCGATGGAAAAAGACAGCGGCCTGAAATTGGCGGAGCTCCGTGTGGATGGCGGTGCCACCCGCAGCGACCTGCTGCTCCAGATCCAGGCGGACATCCTCGGCACGCGCGTGATCCGCCCGAGCAATACGGAAACCACCGCGCTGGGTGCCGCCTATCTGGCGGGCCTTGCCGTCGGCTTCTGGGAATCCCGCGAGGACATCGCGAAAAACTGGAAGGTCGATGCCACCTTCGAGCGCAAGGCTCCGGAGGATTCCATTGCCAAGCTGTGCAAAGGTTGGGCTAAAGCCGTTTCCCGGTCGCTTGATTGGGAAGAGGGCAAAGCCGAATGA
- a CDS encoding aldo/keto reductase: MDLTTTAYGTWSGGRFMHYGETLPEDRYLQCIRTAYEAGIRTFVTADVYGNGKADELLGEALADVDRESYCLVGMIGHDFYVGQRQGNKGYPRFTDPELRGSGEYKDYMRMACSKSLERCRADRFDLLMLHNPDDIGYTSEAVWDGMRALKEEGLTSRLGIAPGPANGFSLDIIQCFERFGTYIDWAMLILNPLEPWPTGLILPACEKFGVKVLTRVVDYGGVFHGDLKPGHAFKPGDHRAYRPQGWVEHGLEKAERMLPLADKYKLTPIQFASIWNLSQPMVESVVPTFFQEPVENARDIELMIREFAALPDVRFTPEESEQIRVIGDNTGCMTLKGASKRHETSERADEWPMRPELLELAGRYGLGEDW, translated from the coding sequence ATGGATCTCACCACCACGGCATACGGCACCTGGAGCGGCGGACGCTTCATGCACTACGGCGAAACCCTCCCGGAGGACCGTTACCTCCAGTGCATCCGCACGGCTTATGAGGCCGGTATCCGCACCTTCGTGACAGCGGACGTTTACGGCAATGGAAAGGCGGATGAGCTGTTGGGCGAGGCCTTGGCGGACGTGGATCGTGAGAGCTACTGCCTGGTGGGCATGATCGGCCACGATTTTTACGTGGGTCAGCGGCAGGGGAACAAGGGCTATCCCCGTTTCACCGATCCGGAACTGCGCGGTTCGGGTGAGTACAAGGACTACATGCGGATGGCCTGCTCGAAGTCGCTGGAGCGTTGCCGCGCCGACCGCTTCGACCTGCTGATGTTGCACAATCCGGACGACATCGGCTATACCAGTGAAGCCGTCTGGGATGGCATGCGCGCCTTGAAGGAAGAAGGACTGACCAGCCGTCTCGGTATCGCTCCGGGCCCGGCCAACGGCTTCTCGCTCGATATCATCCAGTGCTTCGAGCGTTTTGGCACCTACATTGACTGGGCGATGCTCATTTTGAATCCGCTCGAGCCTTGGCCGACAGGTCTGATCCTGCCCGCTTGTGAAAAATTCGGCGTCAAGGTGCTCACCCGTGTGGTGGATTACGGTGGTGTGTTCCATGGCGACCTGAAGCCCGGCCACGCCTTCAAACCCGGCGACCACCGCGCCTACCGTCCGCAGGGCTGGGTCGAGCACGGTCTTGAAAAGGCGGAGCGCATGCTGCCGCTGGCGGACAAGTACAAGCTCACTCCGATCCAGTTCGCATCGATCTGGAACCTCAGCCAGCCGATGGTGGAGAGCGTGGTGCCGACCTTCTTCCAGGAGCCGGTGGAAAACGCGCGCGACATCGAGCTGATGATCCGAGAATTCGCCGCGCTGCCGGATGTGCGTTTTACGCCGGAAGAATCCGAGCAGATCCGTGTGATCGGGGACAATACCGGCTGTATGACGCTCAAGGGCGCGAGCAAGCGCCACGAAACCAGCGAGCGCGCCGACGAGTGGCCGATGCGCCCGGAACTCCTTGAACTTGCGGGCCGCTACGGTCTCGGCGAGGACTGGTAG